The genomic stretch ATTGAACAAGCTACAATCTTGAACGTCCCTATGTTGAATAACGGCATGTGGATTGCTATATATGCATAGCGGTGATAATTATCTTTCAGGGAAATTCCTGGGAGTGGTGCGCGCTGGTATTCCAGCCACCTGACATCTGAGTCGGGCAATCCCCCTCCACCACTCCCAGTTTTTTTTATCCAACCCGACTCTTCATTCAAAATCTGCCGATATATAGGTTGATGTATCAGAACACGCAAAAAGCATTCGAGAAGTTTGTTGCTGATCACAAACCTGGGTTGATGGTCAGGTTGAGCCATCTGATTATCGTACAGGTGGCTTTTGTGTTTGCGGCTTTCATCTTGATAGTCCTGTATCCCAGTGCTCAGGGATCGTGGAGTAGGGATACCGAGCGTCTAACAGCGCATTTGAAGGTGCATGAATCGCAGATGCTGACGGTTATGGGCGACTCGAACGGTGGGCCAGCTGATTCGCTGACACAAGCCAGGGCCGAGGTTGTTTTGGGGGAGACAATGGCTGTGGACAAGGGCATTGTCTTAGCCCAACTTCGTTTTCACCAATCTGATGGAGAATCTCTGGAGTGTTGGTATCGGCCTGATACTACGGCAGCCGTCGGCCAGGATCTGGATATCTTGTGCGAAGTCAGAGCCATTGATGACCGGCAGTTGTGGGGTGCAGATCTGCATGGGCGTTTGATTCCTCTTGAACTGGATAACGAACGTATCCTGTACGGTTATTCATTCGGAGAAGAAACCGGCAATACAGCGTTGCTCCTTTTTGTGTGGGAACATAATCTTCTGGTGTCTGACCGGTCCGCAATGCTCTATGCCTTGTTGATTCTCTTCCTCGGCGCGACACTGTCGGCGTTGTTGATGGTCTATCTCATCATTCGACGGTTCAACCATCCATACCGCCTCCTCCTTCATGGTCTCGAACAAACGGCACAAGGAGAAATGTATTTCGAAATTAAGGGAGAGGGTGAACAGGAATTGGATCGAGTGCGAACTGCCTTTAACCAAATATCTCGAACTTTGTGGGATGACCAGCAAAAGATGGCGCAGTATGACCATCGACTGAAAGATGCCACTGTAAGTCTGAAGGAGTCACAGATTCTGCTCGGGACGATCATTGAAAACTCACCAGTCGGGGTGGTGGCAAGCGATCTCAACGGTAGTATTATCATTTTCAATCGCAAAGCATCGGAGCTTTTTGGTTATAGTATTCGGGAGGCAATGGGTAGTCCACTGGAGACAATATTCGACAGAGCAGTTGACTCTCAGACCGACGAAGAGAAATCCACCGATAGCGAATCAGGGTTTGAGATTGTTGGACGCAGGAAGGATGACAGCCATTTTCCAGCCTACCTGATAAGCCTGCCGTTAGCCGCTGGCGACGGATCTCCGATTGCGCAACTGTACATGGTCCGGGATATTACCGAAAGTAAGCGGTTTCAGGAAATGATGATTCGGTTGGACCGGTTCTATAACCGCGGACGGATGTCGGGCGAGATTGCTCACGAAATCAATAACCACCTGTCGGTTCTGTCCGGAAATCTGGAATTGCTGCCACTTGCTATGGCGAGAGGAGAGCAAGAGAAAACTGATCGCAATCTGCAACAAATGCGGGAAGCTGTTGAACGCATAAATCGCTTCTCGGATGGACTGATGGACAGCAATCAGAGTGTCCAGGGTGATGTTACACTTGAAGTGTGTGATGTGAACCAATTGGTAGAGAATGTGATCACATTTCTAAAACCACAGAATCGTTTCGATAGGGTTACCATTGATACGCGTCTATCGACGAGTGTTCCACTGGTGCAAATTGATGCGGCACAGGTTCAGCAGGTATTGGTGAACCTGGTTGATAATGCTGCTGAGGCCATCTGCGATAGTGGAGTTGAGGGACACATTGTTGTTTCTACAGCGACTACTGTTATCTGCGGTGAGCGGGCTGCCTGTATTGAGGTTTCCGACAATGGTCCAGGAGTACCGTCTGATAAGGTAGACAGGCTCTTTGAGCACCGTTTTACGACCAAACTACGGGGAAATGGAATTGGGTTGGTGACCTGCCGGAAAATACTCGACGGCCATAACGGTCAAATTACATACGCCTATGACCAGGGTGCGATCTTCACCCTCTGTTTGCCCGTCTGGCAGTCTGCCGATTTTGACGTGACTTCGTTTTCTTCAACGCTTATGCCCAGTGCGTAGACATAGCTTTTTGTTGCAGCCAGGAGCTCGCGCCTCTTTCTTCATTACATGAGTGAGTTGAAAAGGACTTCCGCATCGGGACTTGATCGGCCTGTGCTCGTGATAGTCGTAGTGCTATTGGCCCTATTAGTCTTCGTGTTTGCGTGGGTCGGGATGCGAGTCAGCCGGGCTGACAGTCTTAGCCTGTTGGTGATGCAGGGGACGACATTTACAGAGGCGCTAGCGAATTCCTCAAGGAATGCAATTGCATCGGAGTCATTCTACGATCATCTGGTTCATCGACGATTCAGTGAGATAGTAGCGAATCTGAGTGACATCCCACTGGACGGGAAGGCTGACGAATCGTTGCAGCAGATCGCTCAGCGGCATGATCTTAGAGCGGCATTCATATGTGACCTCGACGGCTCGACAATAGTCTCCACCCCAAACAATGGGGAGTACGGTTCTCTTCCAGATTTCGTGATAGAGGAAATCAGAGCTCTGGCTGACGATCCTGAGAGCTACTATGTGCTTCTCTTCTATCAGGGTGGTGACGTGGGTCAGGCTGATCATTATTATCTTCGGTTAGCCAACACGCTTGATCGTGTTTTCGTGGTGGTGGCTGATGCCCTCTACTATGCGGAAGGACTCAGCCAGACTCAGATTGGTTACCTGGTACAGAGCATGGCCCGGGAAGCGGGTGTGGAATATATCATTTATCAATCAACGGACGGCATCATCTTTGCCTCCCGTGCTACCGGTCAATTGCTGGCGATTGAGTCCGATCCTTTTCTGGCCGCAGCCCTTGAAGGTGATACGATTGTTCATCGACAATATCGGTTCCAGGATCGGGACGTGCTTGAGTTGGTGCGGCCGTTTGCGACCGATGAGTATCCTTTCGGATTGTTTCGGATCGGCCTTTCACTGGACGGGTTCTATGCCGTTTCGCGGGGGTTCGATCGTCTGATGGCGGTTCTGGCGATTGCTATGTTCGGTCTGCTTCTGTTTGGTTTGCTTTATTTCAACAGTCGTCAGAAACGTCGGCAAATCAGTCGTGAATTGCGTGACATAAAATCCAGCACGGACGTAATCTTTGATCAGATGCGGACCGGTGTGGCAGCACTCAGCCCCGATGGTACGATAGTTATCGCCAACCGCGCTTTCGAGAAGATTCTGGGTGTGAGAGATGTCCTGGGACGGTTATGGGATGAGGTTGTCACTATTCCCGAGCTACACTTGGGAGAGGTGGGAGAGTGGCAAAGATTTTCTGAAGAACGCGAAATTGTGACTGGTGCTGATGGTCGGAGCAAGACTCTATTGGTGGCAGCTTCCGAAGTTGCTCTTGGTGAGAAAAGCCCCTCGGGATTGGTTGTCGTTGTCTATGACATCACACGCCTGAAAGAGATCGAACAGGCTTCCGCTCAGCGTGAACGGCTGTCCGAAATGGGTGAATTGGCCGCAGGAGTAGCCCATGAGATCAGAAATCCTTTGAATGCAATTGCCATCGCCGCCCAACGATTAGCCAAAGAGTTTATACCGGACTCCAACCAGGATGAGTATCAAGCATTCACCGGTGAAATCCGTAAGGAAGCACAGCGCCTCAATGACATCATTACCCGATTCTTGGCTCTGGCCCAGACCGGGCGCGAGGTCTTGTCGGAGGTTGTCCTCAGCGAGTTCTTTGAGGAATTTGGCCGTCTTCTGAAGATTGAGGCTGGTGAGTTGAACATCAGGCTGGAGATTGAAGTCCAACCGCATCTTGCCGTGAGGGCCAATTCCGACCGCCTGCGCGAGCTATTCACAAATCTGTTTGGTAATGCTAAAGAAGCTCTGGTTCGTCGTTCCGACGGACAAGTTCGCATCAGTGTTCAGAGAGTCGATATCGGAGTAGAGATCAGATTCTCGGACAACGGCCCCGGGATCGAACTTGATCAGCGCGATAAGATTTTCACACCATACTTCACGACCAAGGATGGGGGAACTGGATTGGGACTGCCGACAGTGCATCGCATTGTCTCTGATTTTGGCGGGACGATAACGGTGGGAGCGTCCGAATCCAGCGGTGCGGAGTTCATCATCAGGATACCTTCATAAGAAAAGGCGGCCCCATCGGGACCGCCTTCAAAGTAGTCACACAAATCGTGTTTACTTTTTCTTTGCAGCCTTCTTCAGCCAGGCGGTGCTGACTGATTTTGGCCGTGTGATCGGGGAGCCCAGCGCGCGGTTGAGAATCAACTGCGACAGCATACCCATTGCACGTGAAACCGAGAACAGTACTGTGTAGTACTCGAACTGGGTTAGGCCGAAAGCATACAGAACGGCGCCGGAACCGGCATCGACATTCGGCCACGGGTTAGCAGCCTTGCCGTGTTCTTTCAGAACGCCTGGCACAACGTTGTAAACCAGCTTGACCGTCTTGTAGACCGGATCCTTGGCGAGATACTTCTTGCCAAAGGCGAGGAAGGCGGTGAAGCGCGGATCAGTAACACGCAGTACAGCATGACCGTAGCCAGGGATCACCTTGTGGGCGTTGAGAGTCTCCCAGGCATAATCGGTAATCTGCTTCTTGGTCGGTACGCCACCAAACTTGTCGATTGTCTCCAGGACCCAGTTGAGGCATTCCTGGTTGGCGAGACCGTGCAGAGGACCAGCCAGACCATTCAGACCGGCTGAGACGGCGTAGAAAGGATCAGAAAGAGCCGATCCTACCGTGTGGCAGGTATTGGCTGAAACGTTGCCACCTTCATGGTCGCAGTGCAGAGTCAGGTAGAGGCGCATCATTTTGGCGGTGTCGCCCTTGCGAGGAGCCAAACCAAGCATCTTGGCATAGTCGGCGGCCCAATCGAGAGTTCTCGACGATTTAATCAATTTTGCCTTGTGATACTTAATGCGGTAGACACCGGCGGCGATGGTGTGAATCGTGCCCATCACTCGCATGGCATCCTCAAACGTTGCATCCCAATAGTCCTGCTTGGCCATACCTTCCGCGTAACGCTTGCGGAAGACAGATTCGTTTTCCATGGCCAGGATAGCAGTGTCGAGCATGGCCATCGGGTGCGATGATTTCGGCATAGCTTTAAGGACTTTCCAGACGTAGTCGGGAACTTTGCCGTAGGTCTTGAGTTCCTTTTGGAACAAGGCCAACTCACCCTTGGTCGGTAGTTTGCCGATCGTGAGCAGCCAGAAGATCTCCTCGGGGAGTTTCTTCATGAGTTTATCAAGAGTGTAGCCGCGGACGATGAGTCCCTTATCCGGCTCAACGACTGAAGTATCACAGCACATACCTTTGATGCCGCGCATACCACCAATCGCCTGAGCGATGTTGACGTCGGAGATCTTTGTAGCTCCGTGCTTTTTGAGAAGATTGACGCGCTCTTTGCGGAGCTTCGGGATCTGTGCAGCCAATGTCTCTTTCAGAGTCTTCACCATGAGATGTTCCTTTGATCTGTGAGTTTATGTATTTCGTAAGTTTCTTTACTCAGCTAAACGGCCTCCAATGTGAAACAATTCACATCCTCTGTCGCGTAATTGTAATATGTCCTTAAGGTATTGTCAAGTCCAAGACAGTTAAAATGAGACGCTCTTATCTATTAAGGAAAGATTTTCCCGGGGTTGAGAATCTGGTTTGGATCAAAAACGTCCTTGATTCGTTTCATGCTCAATAGTGTGGCTGCATTGAACTCTGATTCCAGATATTTGCGTTTGGTCAAACCGATACCATGTTCGCCGGTCAACGTGCCGCCAAGTTCGATAGCTTTATGAAGAAGATGTTCGATCTCTTGTTCCATCGTCCGGCGAAAACTGGCGGAGTCTTCTGTCGCCATGAAATTGATGTGCAGGTTGCCATCACCGGCGTGGCCATAACAGTTGATGCGAAGCGGGGAAGAGGTGTTCATTTGACGGACAAAGGCGACCAGCTCAGGCAGTCGGGAGATAGGCACTGCTACATCTTCGGACATTCGCAAGACAGCCATCGCTTTCATGGCTTTTGATATATTACGGCGAACTGCCCAGAGACTGTCGGCCTTATTGTGGTTAGTTTCGATCCGAAGATATGAGCATTGATTGGATTCACACAGATGCCGAATGGTATTGGTCTGGATTTCCCTTTCGAGATCGTTGGTTTCGATGAGCAAGAGTGCGGCAGCATTATCGAGCTCTTGTGAGTGCTCGTATTCATTGGCGCAAGCGGCAGCATCGCCATCGATGTACTCGAGTACTGTAGGCACCAGTCCGGTTCGAATAATATCGGATACAGTCTGTGCAGCAGACTGTGTATGGTCAAAAGCGACCAACAAGGTCGTGCCGACGTCACTGGCCGGGATCAAACGGACAGCGATCTCTGTAATCACAGCCAACGTACCCTCGGAGGCGATCAGAACATCTCCAAGCGCGAAACCTTTTCCTCCACCGTAAAGGCCGGTTCGCAGCAGACTTCCGTCGGGAGTAATCGCTCTTAGTCCGATGATATAATCTTTAGTGACGCCGAATCTTTTGCAGCGTAGACCGCCGGCACCTTCAGCGACATTCCCGCCGAGTGTCGATTCTTCAAAACTTGCCGGATCGGGTGGGTAGGCCAGACCGTGCTCGGCGACGGCGTCCTGCAACTGTTTGGTGATAACACCTGGACCGCAGAAAGCGCGAGAACACTTCGTATCGATGTCCAGCTTCATCATTCTCTCGGTAGATAGAACCAATCCACCTGAAGCAGGTACGCACCCGCCGGACAAACCGGTACCGGCACCCCTTGGGATTAGTGGTATTTCTTTGTCACGGCAAAAAGAAAACGATGCGATCACATCTTCTTCGCTCTCGGCAAAGACAATCGCGGCTGGCTCACCAGTCTCGTCGGTGGCATCATGACGATAGGGTTCAAAATGGTCTGGATCAAGAACGAGGCTATCCGGATTCGAGAGTTGCTTTCGGAGTGAATCGCAATCGGATTTGGATAGCATTGATCTCGGTGAAGTACTGATGTCTGTTAGGATTTAGGACAGACGTCAATCCTTCTTTTTCGTGTCCGTTTTCTTCTTGGTTTTATCGGATGAACTGGTGCTGGAGGAGGTCGTAGCTGTCGTGGTATCCTTGCGAGCATCCGATTTG from Candidatus Zixiibacteriota bacterium encodes the following:
- a CDS encoding PAS domain S-box protein produces the protein MSELKRTSASGLDRPVLVIVVVLLALLVFVFAWVGMRVSRADSLSLLVMQGTTFTEALANSSRNAIASESFYDHLVHRRFSEIVANLSDIPLDGKADESLQQIAQRHDLRAAFICDLDGSTIVSTPNNGEYGSLPDFVIEEIRALADDPESYYVLLFYQGGDVGQADHYYLRLANTLDRVFVVVADALYYAEGLSQTQIGYLVQSMAREAGVEYIIYQSTDGIIFASRATGQLLAIESDPFLAAALEGDTIVHRQYRFQDRDVLELVRPFATDEYPFGLFRIGLSLDGFYAVSRGFDRLMAVLAIAMFGLLLFGLLYFNSRQKRRQISRELRDIKSSTDVIFDQMRTGVAALSPDGTIVIANRAFEKILGVRDVLGRLWDEVVTIPELHLGEVGEWQRFSEEREIVTGADGRSKTLLVAASEVALGEKSPSGLVVVVYDITRLKEIEQASAQRERLSEMGELAAGVAHEIRNPLNAIAIAAQRLAKEFIPDSNQDEYQAFTGEIRKEAQRLNDIITRFLALAQTGREVLSEVVLSEFFEEFGRLLKIEAGELNIRLEIEVQPHLAVRANSDRLRELFTNLFGNAKEALVRRSDGQVRISVQRVDIGVEIRFSDNGPGIELDQRDKIFTPYFTTKDGGTGLGLPTVHRIVSDFGGTITVGASESSGAEFIIRIPS
- a CDS encoding PAS domain S-box protein, which codes for MYQNTQKAFEKFVADHKPGLMVRLSHLIIVQVAFVFAAFILIVLYPSAQGSWSRDTERLTAHLKVHESQMLTVMGDSNGGPADSLTQARAEVVLGETMAVDKGIVLAQLRFHQSDGESLECWYRPDTTAAVGQDLDILCEVRAIDDRQLWGADLHGRLIPLELDNERILYGYSFGEETGNTALLLFVWEHNLLVSDRSAMLYALLILFLGATLSALLMVYLIIRRFNHPYRLLLHGLEQTAQGEMYFEIKGEGEQELDRVRTAFNQISRTLWDDQQKMAQYDHRLKDATVSLKESQILLGTIIENSPVGVVASDLNGSIIIFNRKASELFGYSIREAMGSPLETIFDRAVDSQTDEEKSTDSESGFEIVGRRKDDSHFPAYLISLPLAAGDGSPIAQLYMVRDITESKRFQEMMIRLDRFYNRGRMSGEIAHEINNHLSVLSGNLELLPLAMARGEQEKTDRNLQQMREAVERINRFSDGLMDSNQSVQGDVTLEVCDVNQLVENVITFLKPQNRFDRVTIDTRLSTSVPLVQIDAAQVQQVLVNLVDNAAEAICDSGVEGHIVVSTATTVICGERAACIEVSDNGPGVPSDKVDRLFEHRFTTKLRGNGIGLVTCRKILDGHNGQITYAYDQGAIFTLCLPVWQSADFDVTSFSSTLMPSA
- a CDS encoding citrate (Si)-synthase yields the protein MKTLKETLAAQIPKLRKERVNLLKKHGATKISDVNIAQAIGGMRGIKGMCCDTSVVEPDKGLIVRGYTLDKLMKKLPEEIFWLLTIGKLPTKGELALFQKELKTYGKVPDYVWKVLKAMPKSSHPMAMLDTAILAMENESVFRKRYAEGMAKQDYWDATFEDAMRVMGTIHTIAAGVYRIKYHKAKLIKSSRTLDWAADYAKMLGLAPRKGDTAKMMRLYLTLHCDHEGGNVSANTCHTVGSALSDPFYAVSAGLNGLAGPLHGLANQECLNWVLETIDKFGGVPTKKQITDYAWETLNAHKVIPGYGHAVLRVTDPRFTAFLAFGKKYLAKDPVYKTVKLVYNVVPGVLKEHGKAANPWPNVDAGSGAVLYAFGLTQFEYYTVLFSVSRAMGMLSQLILNRALGSPITRPKSVSTAWLKKAAKKK
- a CDS encoding FAD-binding protein, coding for MLSKSDCDSLRKQLSNPDSLVLDPDHFEPYRHDATDETGEPAAIVFAESEEDVIASFSFCRDKEIPLIPRGAGTGLSGGCVPASGGLVLSTERMMKLDIDTKCSRAFCGPGVITKQLQDAVAEHGLAYPPDPASFEESTLGGNVAEGAGGLRCKRFGVTKDYIIGLRAITPDGSLLRTGLYGGGKGFALGDVLIASEGTLAVITEIAVRLIPASDVGTTLLVAFDHTQSAAQTVSDIIRTGLVPTVLEYIDGDAAACANEYEHSQELDNAAALLLIETNDLEREIQTNTIRHLCESNQCSYLRIETNHNKADSLWAVRRNISKAMKAMAVLRMSEDVAVPISRLPELVAFVRQMNTSSPLRINCYGHAGDGNLHINFMATEDSASFRRTMEQEIEHLLHKAIELGGTLTGEHGIGLTKRKYLESEFNAATLLSMKRIKDVFDPNQILNPGKIFP